A window of Pirellula sp. SH-Sr6A contains these coding sequences:
- a CDS encoding DUF6094 domain-containing protein, protein MRLEAQAKSGYYPLDLQAVPHIAAKIECSSKATIFDPCCGAGDAVVAIAEEMGIDKANVYAAEMDEGRHAVAKTRIRNCFGPVDWLESPSYGNASIFYVNPPFDDELGGGGRVEWRFLQKIANQASPGSILVAVLPERTATSWRTFEVLTRYFDRLRCAPFPFETKFQEHLIFGVRRKFEARADYNLFDDTYCCKSVDLIPPYSAMDGGCVRVEKRFYTAQEIEQAIRGSKADEILKLNHAEAARELVPPMRLSKGHIALLLASGMLDGVVEPPGEKPHVVRGSTRKIVTEQTVKEEKKVKVHKTEQIKLTIKIADETGITTLEDKIENEAEQPPENEEEEVSDEGDC, encoded by the coding sequence ATGCGTTTAGAAGCACAAGCCAAGAGTGGGTATTACCCGCTCGATCTACAAGCGGTCCCGCATATCGCGGCCAAAATAGAATGCAGTTCAAAAGCCACGATCTTCGATCCGTGCTGTGGTGCCGGTGATGCAGTTGTGGCGATTGCAGAGGAGATGGGGATCGATAAAGCGAACGTGTACGCGGCGGAGATGGACGAAGGTCGTCATGCTGTTGCCAAGACTCGGATCCGAAATTGCTTCGGTCCAGTCGATTGGCTCGAATCGCCGAGCTATGGCAATGCGTCGATCTTCTACGTGAACCCGCCTTTCGATGACGAACTCGGTGGGGGTGGTCGTGTTGAATGGCGGTTCCTACAGAAGATCGCGAACCAGGCATCCCCTGGGTCGATTCTGGTTGCCGTGTTGCCGGAAAGAACGGCGACAAGTTGGCGGACTTTCGAAGTGTTGACTCGATACTTTGACCGTTTGCGATGCGCTCCGTTTCCCTTCGAAACAAAGTTCCAAGAGCACTTGATTTTCGGCGTTCGCCGGAAGTTCGAGGCGCGTGCCGATTACAACCTGTTCGATGACACGTACTGCTGCAAATCGGTCGATTTGATACCGCCGTACTCCGCGATGGATGGTGGATGCGTTCGAGTTGAAAAACGATTCTATACGGCTCAGGAGATCGAACAGGCGATACGCGGTTCCAAGGCAGATGAAATACTCAAGCTAAACCATGCAGAAGCTGCGAGAGAGCTTGTGCCTCCGATGAGGCTGTCCAAGGGGCATATCGCGTTGCTGCTGGCTTCCGGAATGCTGGATGGAGTCGTCGAGCCACCAGGCGAGAAGCCGCACGTGGTTCGAGGTTCGACGCGTAAGATCGTCACCGAGCAGACCGTGAAGGAAGAGAAAAAGGTCAAGGTGCACAAGACCGAACAGATCAAGCTCACGATCAAGATTGCGGACGAAACCGGAATCACGACGCTGGAGGACAAGATTGAGAACGAAGCAGAACAACCACCCGAGAACGAAGAGGAAGAGGTGAGCGATGAAGGCGACTGTTAA
- a CDS encoding S8 family peptidase, producing the protein MNAPVYRIPPTIVHANEPMPLSSVPWTRKAEVMEPVWRAGITGKGCICINLDTGYRPHPSLPVPKAVRNFTGSDRSDVTDRHGHGNHTIGSNVGRNGLSAAPEADIKVGKVLGDSGGGSNTAAGLEWAAKEEGDVVSCSWGANTTQVDSRTQRALVLAEECGKWIFFAAGNEGYRGWNTVGSPASSPNCVAVASVTEAGAPSSFSSGGPRVDVAAGGSYILSCGLKGNLVMMSGTSMACPTFCSDAILLRQTMKMLGMSVYLTSRGLVQFFKSENFLKDAGPVGRDPRFGEGISVTSQNILNWIKARITEFA; encoded by the coding sequence ATGAACGCACCGGTATATCGAATTCCGCCGACCATTGTGCATGCGAACGAGCCAATGCCACTGAGCTCGGTTCCGTGGACGCGGAAGGCGGAAGTAATGGAGCCCGTTTGGAGAGCGGGTATTACAGGTAAAGGCTGCATCTGTATCAATCTCGATACCGGCTATCGTCCTCATCCAAGTTTGCCGGTACCCAAGGCGGTTCGGAACTTCACAGGTTCCGATCGGTCGGACGTCACGGATCGACACGGTCACGGCAATCACACGATCGGATCGAACGTTGGACGCAACGGACTCAGCGCGGCACCCGAAGCTGACATAAAGGTTGGGAAGGTGCTCGGTGATTCTGGTGGCGGATCAAACACGGCGGCCGGTCTTGAATGGGCGGCCAAGGAAGAAGGCGATGTCGTAAGTTGCAGTTGGGGCGCTAACACCACGCAAGTCGACTCGCGAACGCAGCGTGCGTTGGTATTGGCTGAGGAGTGCGGGAAGTGGATCTTCTTCGCGGCTGGCAATGAAGGTTATCGCGGTTGGAACACGGTCGGTTCACCAGCTAGCTCTCCCAATTGCGTTGCGGTCGCTTCTGTGACCGAGGCTGGAGCTCCTAGCTCGTTCTCGTCGGGCGGTCCTCGCGTGGATGTCGCGGCAGGCGGCTCGTACATCCTTTCGTGCGGCTTGAAAGGAAACTTGGTGATGATGTCGGGGACGAGCATGGCTTGTCCTACGTTCTGCAGCGATGCCATCCTGCTACGTCAAACCATGAAGATGCTCGGGATGTCGGTGTACCTGACGTCACGCGGGCTTGTGCAATTCTTCAAGAGCGAAAACTTCCTCAAGGACGCCGGTCCCGTTGGAAGAGATCCTCGCTTCGGTGAGGGGATCAGTGTAACCAGTCAAAACATTCTCAATTGGATCAAAGCCAGAATTACGGAGTTCGCATGA
- a CDS encoding DUF1643 domain-containing protein, with product MLERAAGTIKLPVSFFDWVTKFGDDFGYLPLVDADAPNDAMPSSMDRIDVMRKRMRKGMPLFSKSDTIFFDGTRSEQFDAYATDPTWTTWDGNEDRGIEKSVDGRYEYRKWEIWDKSKPIACFIGLFPDPSIDSRKEMMLAMSHGCGGFQRLNLFAKRLKRVDELWGDEDPIGDWNDRVIRLTCLSTSFTVLCWGKAGRFVGRSAYVVSGVKNTLKEDRVFWYGATPAYMSENGTGNRFVQPVGLKDVEHGASLHSIRFKYLESLDND from the coding sequence GTGCTGGAACGAGCTGCAGGTACAATTAAGCTCCCGGTCAGTTTCTTTGACTGGGTTACAAAGTTCGGAGATGACTTTGGATATCTTCCGTTGGTGGATGCCGACGCGCCTAACGATGCGATGCCGTCATCGATGGACCGCATTGATGTTATGCGAAAGCGGATGCGAAAGGGCATGCCGCTATTCTCCAAGAGCGACACGATTTTTTTCGATGGGACCAGGAGTGAGCAATTCGATGCTTACGCGACTGATCCGACCTGGACCACATGGGATGGGAATGAGGATCGGGGGATCGAGAAGAGCGTTGACGGTCGGTACGAGTATCGAAAGTGGGAGATCTGGGATAAGTCCAAGCCGATCGCTTGCTTCATAGGTTTGTTCCCGGATCCTTCGATTGACAGTCGCAAAGAAATGATGCTCGCAATGTCACACGGGTGCGGCGGCTTCCAAAGACTAAACCTTTTTGCGAAGCGGCTTAAACGAGTGGACGAGCTTTGGGGCGACGAAGATCCCATTGGGGATTGGAACGACCGAGTGATTCGCTTGACTTGTTTGTCGACGAGTTTCACCGTCCTGTGCTGGGGTAAGGCGGGTCGGTTTGTTGGTCGGTCTGCCTACGTTGTTTCAGGCGTGAAGAACACACTCAAAGAGGATCGCGTGTTTTGGTACGGGGCGACTCCGGCCTACATGTCCGAAAACGGCACGGGCAATCGGTTTGTCCAGCCTGTTGGGTTGAAGGACGTCGAGCACGGAGCCTCGTTGCACAGCATTCGATTCAAGTATCTGGAGTCTCTCGATAATGACTAG
- a CDS encoding recombinase RecT, translating into MTAAAEERTEHVSGASPKRSEAMILLEDLQSDDTSRKLLQILPSHMKPEFFVRVVINQLNKNPKLALCTRQSFIGSVLDLAAIGLEPDGRRAHLIPYGRTCTYQLDYKGIAELVLRSGKVSHVAADVIRRGDIFVWNKGQLKEHVPHFLRTDAKAPKEAGEVFAAYSLVVFKDGTERAEVMSRADILAIRDGSPGWQAFVAKKSNDTPWDPRFPHKEFEMWKKTTFKRLSKWLPISAEAQAAIEKEDRNDYGDRNSNVINSPSVRTVRSADDLKEELKRRNAESTSTEVIHDTEFVAPEGISKQALLLELKAATDPLTIIEIERDLEHVRAEDRDEVLAAIASAKARL; encoded by the coding sequence ATGACAGCAGCAGCTGAAGAACGTACCGAGCATGTCAGTGGTGCAAGTCCGAAAAGGTCGGAGGCTATGATCCTATTGGAGGATCTCCAGTCGGATGACACTTCCAGGAAATTATTGCAAATTCTGCCTTCGCACATGAAGCCTGAGTTCTTCGTGCGCGTGGTAATCAATCAGCTCAACAAGAATCCAAAACTCGCTTTGTGCACACGGCAGAGCTTCATCGGCTCCGTGCTGGATCTTGCTGCGATCGGCCTCGAGCCGGACGGTAGGCGAGCGCACTTGATTCCCTACGGGCGGACGTGCACTTATCAGCTCGATTACAAAGGGATCGCGGAGTTGGTTCTGCGATCGGGGAAGGTGTCGCACGTGGCTGCCGATGTGATCCGGCGTGGAGACATCTTCGTTTGGAATAAGGGGCAGCTCAAAGAACACGTCCCGCACTTCCTTAGGACAGATGCGAAGGCACCGAAAGAGGCCGGAGAAGTCTTTGCGGCTTACTCACTGGTTGTGTTCAAAGATGGTACCGAGCGAGCGGAAGTGATGTCTCGCGCGGACATCCTCGCGATTCGTGATGGTTCACCCGGGTGGCAGGCTTTCGTAGCCAAGAAGAGTAACGACACCCCTTGGGATCCGAGATTTCCGCACAAAGAGTTTGAGATGTGGAAAAAAACCACGTTCAAGCGGCTAAGCAAATGGCTCCCAATCTCCGCGGAGGCCCAAGCGGCGATCGAGAAGGAAGATCGCAACGACTACGGTGATCGTAACAGCAATGTCATCAACTCCCCCAGCGTGCGAACTGTTCGGTCGGCGGACGACTTAAAAGAGGAATTGAAACGACGGAACGCGGAGTCCACCAGTACTGAGGTGATCCATGACACGGAATTCGTCGCTCCCGAAGGCATTTCGAAGCAGGCTTTGCTCTTGGAGCTCAAAGCAGCTACCGACCCGTTGACTATCATCGAAATCGAGCGAGACTTGGAGCATGTCCGAGCTGAAGATCGAGATGAAGTACTCGCTGCGATCGCGTCGGCTAAAGCCAGGCTGTAG
- a CDS encoding YqaJ viral recombinase family protein, which yields MVDTNAQESEWLSKKLRRIGSSDARAIFGFGYDDEDIVTVWERLTTGKRKSFNASQISLMNEGKIFEPSIIQLFKQKNPEWDVESGGFNLVVPDQYPHLCCTLDASGFKTSTSERIVIEAKFEQHGNWADYADDQIPMKHYLQIQHQLICTGYKAGVLISLLRGTYVQRWVERNEELIEQMLITYADLIDKAAKGIRPMVHGKTAYEAVRAEADRYSAKYVGREISQTVKEAVRLQQQINEATKKLEKNKQIIAKSSSGCTYLVLDDQQVVKLGKSLSVLAKLPSNVKVEA from the coding sequence ATGGTTGATACTAACGCTCAAGAATCCGAGTGGCTTAGCAAAAAGTTGCGACGTATCGGGTCATCCGATGCAAGAGCAATCTTCGGCTTTGGTTACGACGATGAAGACATCGTTACCGTTTGGGAGCGGCTAACAACTGGGAAGCGAAAATCTTTCAATGCCAGTCAAATTAGCTTGATGAACGAAGGCAAGATATTCGAGCCCTCCATCATTCAGCTCTTCAAGCAAAAGAATCCCGAGTGGGATGTTGAGTCTGGCGGATTCAACTTGGTCGTTCCGGATCAATATCCGCACCTTTGCTGCACGCTCGATGCGTCTGGGTTCAAGACGTCGACCAGTGAACGGATCGTCATTGAAGCCAAGTTTGAGCAGCATGGGAATTGGGCGGACTACGCGGACGACCAAATCCCCATGAAACATTATCTGCAGATTCAACATCAGTTGATTTGCACTGGATACAAGGCAGGTGTGCTCATCAGTTTGCTACGTGGCACGTACGTTCAGCGTTGGGTTGAACGCAATGAAGAGCTCATTGAGCAAATGCTGATTACCTATGCCGATTTGATCGACAAGGCTGCCAAGGGCATCCGCCCAATGGTGCATGGAAAGACCGCGTATGAAGCGGTTCGTGCCGAAGCAGATCGGTACTCGGCCAAATACGTCGGGCGCGAAATCAGCCAGACCGTCAAAGAGGCTGTTCGGTTGCAACAGCAGATCAATGAAGCAACTAAGAAACTCGAAAAGAACAAGCAAATAATCGCTAAGAGCTCGAGCGGTTGTACCTATTTGGTGTTGGATGACCAGCAGGTGGTAAAGCTGGGTAAATCGTTATCCGTATTGGCGAAATTGCCTTCGAATGTAAAGGTGGAAGCATGA
- a CDS encoding Holliday junction resolvase RecU, giving the protein MVPSKLTSKEFEQLVLDQSAWYEEIKFAVIGRYGVQATVRPSHTTPGAMETQLIQSLPDFEGMYRCLEGESKGLPHTFRHVIFDAKVCSSASFPWNKYRAETRGPRARQLKHMLRRSRFGATCFFLFHWNERSLAKRTVPARTFIFPVSDQDDYWDRVESLEVKSLTLSDCEEKGVEVDWVLNSKQSRKYRPDFLLLKKLESMSQTAAHSGLFV; this is encoded by the coding sequence ATGGTTCCGAGCAAATTGACAAGCAAAGAATTTGAGCAACTCGTGCTGGACCAAAGTGCCTGGTACGAAGAAATCAAATTCGCGGTGATCGGTCGTTATGGGGTCCAAGCAACTGTGAGACCGTCGCATACAACCCCAGGGGCAATGGAGACGCAGCTCATACAGTCTCTTCCGGACTTCGAAGGCATGTACCGGTGCCTCGAAGGCGAAAGCAAAGGCCTACCGCATACTTTTAGGCACGTTATCTTTGACGCAAAGGTTTGCTCTTCCGCATCGTTTCCTTGGAACAAATATCGAGCGGAGACTCGCGGGCCGCGGGCGCGGCAGTTGAAACACATGCTCCGCAGAAGCCGCTTCGGCGCAACGTGCTTCTTTTTGTTCCATTGGAACGAAAGATCTCTTGCGAAGCGCACCGTTCCCGCTCGAACATTTATCTTTCCGGTCTCAGATCAAGACGATTACTGGGATCGTGTGGAGAGCTTGGAAGTGAAGTCTTTGACGCTATCAGACTGCGAAGAGAAGGGAGTCGAAGTGGATTGGGTTCTCAATAGCAAACAATCAAGAAAATACCGTCCTGACTTTTTGTTGTTAAAAAAACTGGAATCTATGTCACAAACCGCTGCCCATTCCGGCCTCTTTGTATGA
- a CDS encoding replicative DNA helicase, translated as MTSVKDGAIEARVEAEESVISIAFIGPHLIEAMSALVSHRDFFDRTLADIWGVCLDLRVGNVDSDARMLILELKKRGLLEQIGGMSALAKIINRQPTVTHYEYYCREVARYAELRRLEYAAGSLLTASTDPKADPQKLLNAFTAKTEGVGNSKDAGFRHFKEIVDSVVESKIGGSDEEDAARVGFTTGLPSLDALIGGFAPSKLYLLGARTGVGKTALAANFCMSAVAQGKCAWFSSLEMKNAEVTERIMSSYLKMNHRRWLGRLSDQELLAVREFRDTVAASARLWMTDVKESYQSIRAKCRLRKSCEGLEFLIVDNLQLVRPFDYRSPKHERTKQLTEAFKDLAKEMNIAVLVLCQLSVDSEITKGRSGVMEEPDNSSWADSKRIVDDADVAMLLHRASRESTDSRLIISKQRNGPLGAVPLNWAGHFQTFSDANVDQLG; from the coding sequence ATGACAAGCGTCAAGGATGGTGCGATCGAAGCACGTGTCGAGGCAGAAGAGAGCGTGATCTCAATCGCTTTTATTGGGCCTCACTTGATTGAAGCAATGAGCGCATTGGTTTCGCACCGAGACTTCTTCGATAGGACGTTGGCGGATATCTGGGGGGTGTGCCTCGATCTTCGCGTCGGTAATGTCGACTCCGATGCCAGGATGCTCATTCTTGAGCTCAAAAAGCGAGGGTTGTTGGAACAAATCGGCGGCATGTCGGCGCTCGCGAAGATCATCAATCGCCAGCCAACGGTCACGCACTATGAGTACTACTGCCGTGAGGTAGCGCGCTACGCGGAGTTGAGACGGCTCGAATATGCTGCTGGGTCGTTACTGACTGCGTCGACGGATCCAAAAGCAGACCCTCAAAAACTTCTCAACGCGTTTACGGCAAAGACCGAAGGCGTGGGGAATAGCAAGGACGCCGGGTTCAGGCATTTTAAAGAGATCGTTGACAGTGTTGTGGAATCCAAGATAGGCGGGTCCGATGAGGAGGATGCGGCGCGTGTTGGATTCACGACGGGCCTTCCTTCGCTCGATGCGTTAATAGGTGGGTTCGCTCCGAGTAAGTTGTATTTGCTTGGAGCGCGAACCGGAGTAGGCAAGACGGCGTTAGCAGCCAACTTCTGCATGAGCGCCGTCGCCCAGGGGAAATGTGCGTGGTTCTCCTCGCTCGAGATGAAGAACGCAGAGGTGACAGAACGCATTATGTCTTCATACTTGAAGATGAATCACAGGCGATGGCTTGGCAGGCTTTCAGACCAAGAGTTGCTGGCGGTAAGAGAGTTTCGCGATACGGTTGCCGCGTCCGCGCGTTTATGGATGACCGACGTAAAAGAATCCTACCAATCAATCCGGGCGAAATGCCGGTTAAGGAAGTCTTGCGAAGGTTTGGAATTCCTGATCGTTGACAACCTCCAGCTCGTTCGTCCGTTCGATTACCGAAGTCCCAAGCATGAACGAACCAAGCAACTCACCGAGGCGTTCAAGGATCTTGCGAAAGAGATGAATATCGCGGTGCTTGTTTTGTGTCAGTTGTCAGTCGATTCGGAGATCACAAAGGGCCGAAGCGGCGTCATGGAGGAGCCGGACAATTCTAGCTGGGCCGATTCAAAGCGAATTGTTGACGACGCAGACGTGGCGATGTTACTGCATCGAGCATCTCGAGAGTCCACTGACTCCCGGCTCATTATCTCGAAACAACGGAATGGACCGCTCGGTGCGGTTCCATTGAACTGGGCAGGGCATTTTCAGACTTTTTCCGACGCGAACGTCGACCAACTGGGGTGA
- a CDS encoding ParB/RepB/Spo0J family partition protein, with product MNRFPNYDFHELANCWPLATSQEHKELVESIKKHGQKEKITLFEKKILDGRNRYTACKEAGVKPEFETLKAGEDPATFVIAKNNHRRNLSVSQKAVVAAKLSEYYESEARKRMLRGKADPMENFPQGQTGTARDMAGKSVGVSGKTVDFAKKVLNEGAAEVVSAVESGELKVSTASRLVDVIPDKTEQKKIIQEGAAAVKAAVADPKPPKLKPEKSRELVERSQPVPTASPIVQIQALLAKVDLLDVAELILEKLDGCEEFEKLLREKCPVTTGILARPNEGESDVTLHDIDSRTPSESASPVASDDPELESQKLFDRFDASGRATVYATISDLWRVESGGKPKRSNVFIKPTLEQVTQYCNERKNSVDPEKFYDYYQTQGWKLANGNSMKDWQSAIRTWEKSAGTKSVQTPARPGGIPLVGILPPAEEQPLRPRKDLMDQFKKLKPFEPVES from the coding sequence ATGAATCGTTTCCCAAACTACGACTTCCATGAGCTGGCGAACTGCTGGCCGCTTGCCACTTCGCAGGAGCACAAGGAACTTGTCGAGAGCATCAAGAAGCACGGGCAGAAAGAGAAGATCACCCTCTTCGAGAAGAAAATTCTCGATGGCCGAAACCGATACACCGCTTGCAAGGAAGCAGGGGTGAAGCCGGAGTTCGAAACGCTCAAGGCTGGAGAAGATCCAGCAACCTTCGTGATCGCGAAAAACAATCATCGAAGGAACTTGTCCGTTTCGCAAAAGGCCGTGGTCGCTGCGAAACTCAGCGAGTACTACGAGTCCGAGGCCAGAAAGCGAATGCTGAGAGGCAAAGCTGACCCTATGGAAAATTTTCCACAGGGTCAGACGGGGACTGCTCGCGATATGGCAGGCAAATCCGTCGGTGTGTCTGGCAAGACCGTCGATTTCGCAAAGAAAGTGCTAAACGAGGGAGCAGCAGAGGTTGTCAGCGCGGTTGAGTCCGGCGAGCTGAAAGTGAGTACGGCTTCCAGGTTGGTAGACGTTATCCCCGACAAGACGGAGCAGAAAAAGATCATTCAAGAGGGGGCTGCTGCTGTCAAAGCAGCGGTTGCAGATCCGAAGCCTCCCAAACTGAAGCCTGAGAAATCTCGTGAGTTGGTTGAGCGCTCGCAACCGGTTCCGACTGCTTCGCCGATCGTGCAGATCCAGGCCCTGTTGGCAAAGGTGGATCTCCTCGACGTTGCTGAGCTGATCTTGGAGAAGCTCGATGGGTGCGAGGAGTTTGAGAAGCTGCTTCGCGAGAAGTGCCCCGTAACCACGGGAATCTTGGCGAGGCCGAACGAAGGTGAGTCAGATGTCACCCTCCATGACATCGACTCGAGAACGCCGTCGGAATCGGCCTCGCCGGTTGCAAGCGACGATCCTGAATTGGAATCGCAGAAGCTATTCGATCGCTTTGATGCGAGCGGGAGGGCTACTGTCTACGCAACCATCTCGGATCTTTGGAGGGTCGAAAGCGGTGGGAAGCCCAAGCGTTCGAATGTGTTCATAAAACCAACCCTCGAACAAGTGACCCAGTACTGCAACGAGAGAAAGAACAGCGTCGACCCTGAAAAGTTCTATGACTACTACCAGACGCAAGGCTGGAAGCTGGCGAACGGAAACTCCATGAAAGACTGGCAATCTGCCATTCGCACGTGGGAGAAATCGGCTGGAACCAAATCGGTTCAGACTCCGGCCCGGCCTGGTGGGATTCCCCTGGTAGGCATTTTGCCTCCGGCAGAAGAGCAACCGCTCCGGCCTCGTAAGGACCTGATGGATCAATTCAAGAAACTCAAACCATTCGAACCCGTGGAGAGTTGA